One genomic segment of Oncorhynchus nerka isolate Pitt River linkage group LG16, Oner_Uvic_2.0, whole genome shotgun sequence includes these proteins:
- the LOC115144226 gene encoding class A basic helix-loop-helix protein 15-like: MKSKGKAAKSSRKPWTEPDPEPETSDTSEPGSSEQEGSEASVHIGGSWRGVLRGGDREQGRGGGGATHNPHRRQRSHNSNKERNVRRLESNERERQRMHKLNNAFQALREAIPHVKMDKKLSKIETLTLAENYIKSLTTIILGMSSARLPPGETPTEASAARLLQCYQQHLEEDGEESLSQFLTQIHSFSQES; encoded by the coding sequence ATGAAGTCTAAAGGGAAGGCCGCTAAGTCATCCAGAAAACCCTGGACTGAGCCAGACCCCGAACCAGAGACCAGTGACACCAGTGAACCAGGCTCTAGCGAACAGGAGGGCTCTGAGGCTTCGGTCCATATCGGAGGCTCCTGGAGGGGGGTCCTGAGGGGCGGGGACCGCGagcaaggtagaggaggagggggtgccACCCACAACCCCCACAGACGCCAACGGTCTCACAACAGCAACAAAGAACGCAACGTCCGGCGGCTGGAGAGCAACGAGCGAGAGCGCCAGCGCATGCACAAACTTAACAACGCTTTCCAGGCCCTCAGAGAGGCCATCCCGCATGTCAAAATGGATAAGAAGCTCTCCAAGATCGAGACGCTGACGCTGGCCGAGAACTACATCAAGTCCCTGACCACCATCATCCTGGGGATGTCCAGCGCCCGCCTGCCCCCCGGGGAGACACCGACAGAGGCTAGCGCTGCCAGACTGCTCCAGTGTTACCAGCAGCAcctggaggaggatggggaggagagcctGTCTCAGTTCCTCACCCAGATTCACAGCTTTAGCCAGGAAAGCTAA
- the LOC115144227 gene encoding serine/threonine-protein kinase LMTK2-like, which produces MDPHLIGYPLLATRMGVVVVEETDESDQWYEDFQCWLSSGEKGPQSSPVMPHRNPVTPQPSPVSSEGDEPGQGRKVSFFDDVTVYVFDQESPTRELQSHWPETNSKETKGQSPIPIYRHTPETNDQSPIPPCSYVNHLPHMATSGVCLKDNGHGLEWEDDFSFLDSSLKTKMADHHLIISESSIFSASPHQTSTSSHQRWSCPSTHTCSQLRPSSLVLTHVTDADLEQ; this is translated from the exons ATGGACCCTCATCTTATTGGCTACCCATTATTGGCCACCCGAATGGGTGTGGTCGTAGTGGAGGAAACTGATGAGAGTGACCAATG GTATGAAGACTTCCAGTGTTGGCTCTCCTCAGGTGAGAAGGGCCCCCAGTCCAGCCCCGTCATGCCCCACCGCAACCCTGTGACCCCTCAGCCCAGCCCTGTGTCATCAGAAGGGGACGAACCTGGACAAGGGAGGAAGGTGTCTTTCTTTGATGATGTCACTGTCTATGTGTTTGATCAG GAGAGTCCCACCAGGGAGCTACAAAGTCACTGGCCAGAGACCAACAGCAAAGAGACCAAGGGTCAATCTCCAATACCAatttacagacacacacctgAGACCAATGATCAATCCCCAATCCCGCCCTGCAGCTATGTCAACCATCTACCTCACATGGCAACCTCAGGGGTCTGCTTAAAGGACAATG GTCATGGTTTAGAATGGGAGGATGACTTCTCCTTCTTGGACAGCTCCCTCAAAACCAAGATGGCCGATCACCATCTAATAATATCAGAATCCAGTATATTTTCCGCATCCCCCCACCAGACCTCCACATCCTCACACCAGAGGTGGAGTTGTCCATCCACCCATACCTGCTCACAGTTGAGACCTTCTAGTCTGGTCCTCACCCACGTCACTGATGCTGACCTGGAGCAGTAA
- the LOC115144599 gene encoding parvalbumin, thymic-like, with protein MALTDFLAASDITSAINACRANDSFSPKKFFAMVGLSKKSPPEIEKIFMILDQDKSGYIEQDELQLFLQNFSKGARPLTAAETRAFLLAGDKDGDGKIGWDEFSNLVMSS; from the exons ATGGCTCTCACAGACTTCCTTGCTGCGTCAGATATTACTTCAGCGATCAATGCTTGCAGAG CAAACGACTCCTTCAGCCCCAAGAAGTTTTTTGCGATGGTGGGCTTGTCCAAGAAGTCTCCCCCTGAGATTGAGAAGATCTTCATGATCCTGGACCAGGACAAGAGTGGCTACATCGAACAGGACGAGCTACA gCTTTTCCTCCAGAACTTCTCCAAGGGGGCTCGTCCCCTGACAGCGGCTGAGACCAGAGCCTTTCTCCTAGCTGGGGACAAGGACGGGGACGGAAAGATAGGCTGGGACG AGTTCTCCAACCTTGTCATGTCTTCATAA
- the LOC115144228 gene encoding parvalbumin-2-like yields the protein MAFKGMLKDEDIAAALQHCAAADSFNHKEFFAKVGLAGKSTEDLKKAFYFVDQDKSGFIEEDELKLFLQTFSAGARALTDKETKVFLAAGDADGDGMIGVDEFTTLVKV from the exons ATGGCTTTCAAGGGAATGCTTAAGGACGAGGATATCGCTGCTGCCCTCCAGCATTGCGCAG CTGCTGACTCCTTCAACCACAAGGAGTTCTTCGCCAAGGTTGGCCTGGCTGGCAAGTCTACTGAGGATTTGAAGAAAGCATTCTACTTTGTTGACCAGGACAAGAGTGGCTTCATTGAGGAGGATGAGCTCAA gctgtttCTCCAGACCTTCTCTGCTGGTGCCAGAGCTCTGACAGATAAAGAGACCAAGGTCTTCCTTGCAGCAGGAGATGCTGATGGTGATGGCATGATTGGAGTTGATG AGTTCACCACCTTGGTGAAGGTATAA
- the LOC115144229 gene encoding parvalbumin beta 2-like — protein sequence MSFAGLNDADVAAALAACTAADSFNHKAFFAKVGLAGKSNDDVKKAFYVIDQDKSGFIEEEELKLFLQNFSASARALTDAETKAFLADGDKDGDGMIGVDEFAAMIKG from the exons ATGTCCTTCGCCGGTCTTAACGATGCTGATGTTGCTGCAGCCCTTGCTGCTTGCACAG CTGCTGACTCCTTCAACCACAAGGCTTTCTTCGCCAAGGTTGGCCTGGCCGGCAAGTCCAACGATGATGTAAAGAAGGCCTTCTACGTCATTGACCAGGACAAGAGTGGCTTCATTGAGGAGGAGGAGCTCAA GCTGTTCCTGCAGAACTTCTCTGCCTCTGCCAGAGCTCTGACTGACGCTGAGACCAAGGCTTTCCTGGCTGACGGGGACAAAGATGGTGATGGCATGATTGGAGTTGATG AGTTCGCTGCAATGATCAAGGGATAA